In a single window of the Azospirillum thiophilum genome:
- a CDS encoding TauD/TfdA dioxygenase family protein, whose product MLDLSRPLDDAAADAVRAAFRDHHLLVIRNQSLDKERMYRFAELFGPIESHMIRLADGSKWDAVHTITNLDAVGNPVAKPFISSNYFWHTDKSFLREPSLLTMLQAVELPPNGGDTQFADMTAAYDALPEATRRRIEGLKSVQSLEFMRRYTGSAPPTEEDIAAAPPIAHPLVRIHPETGRKSLYIGMYSSHIEGLPEEEGRALLEELLEHATQDRFVYTHRWKHGDLVFWDNRCLLHRATANYEMGKHRRVLMRVVVKGTVPE is encoded by the coding sequence ATGCTCGACCTTTCCCGGCCGCTCGACGATGCGGCGGCCGACGCGGTGCGCGCGGCCTTCCGTGACCATCACCTGCTGGTGATCCGCAACCAGTCGCTGGACAAGGAGCGCATGTACCGGTTCGCGGAGCTGTTCGGCCCGATCGAGAGCCACATGATCCGGCTGGCCGACGGGTCGAAATGGGACGCGGTCCACACCATCACCAACCTGGACGCCGTCGGCAACCCGGTGGCCAAGCCCTTCATCAGCTCCAACTATTTCTGGCACACCGACAAGTCCTTCCTGAGGGAGCCGTCGCTGCTGACGATGCTTCAGGCGGTGGAGCTGCCGCCGAACGGCGGCGACACGCAATTCGCCGACATGACCGCGGCGTACGACGCCTTGCCGGAGGCGACCCGTCGGCGGATCGAAGGACTGAAGTCGGTGCAGAGCCTGGAGTTCATGCGCCGCTACACCGGCAGCGCCCCGCCGACCGAAGAGGACATCGCCGCAGCTCCGCCCATTGCCCATCCGTTGGTCCGCATCCATCCGGAGACCGGCCGCAAGAGCTTGTATATCGGCATGTACAGCTCCCACATCGAGGGCCTGCCGGAGGAGGAGGGGCGCGCCCTGCTGGAGGAGTTGCTGGAGCACGCGACCCAGGACCGGTTCGTCTATACCCACCGCTGGAAGCATGGCGATCTGGTGTTCTGGGACAACCGGTGCCTGCTGCACCGCGCCACGGCCAACTACGAGATGGGCAAGCACCGCCGTGTGTTGATGCGCGTGGTGGTGAAGGGCACCGTGCCGGAGTGA